TGGATCGGACCACGTGGACGACTACGACGTTTCTACTCGACACCGCAGGTCGCGTGACGCACGCCGCCGCGGAGGATGGGACGCAATATCCGCGCGTGGAGTGAGTGCGCGCGACAGCGGAACAAGCAGTGATCAGCAGACCGGTTTGCCCCCCTGCACGTACAAAATTCCGAACTTCCGTTGTGCCAATAATCGGACCCGTTTCCCCCGAGACGGTGTGAATACGCCTAACTCGGCATTGTGCGGGCTGATTATCCTCGGACACCCGTTGGCATCAGTCTTGCTTTCACGGTGCTGTACAGAGAGCGCTAGAAACTCTGTCAGGAGGTTACAATGGAAAAGGGAAACGATATTGGCCTATCTCCTCAGGCAGTATTGGAAGAGCGAGCGGCCATTTGGAATTTTTTCAAAGAAGTCCGACACAAGAGCATTCTTCTGGTCGAGGGCACGCATTCGCAAGAAAACCTACGATATAAAAAGGAGTCGCCGGATGCAGGGCGCGGAATCCTCTCCATCGCAAAGACGCTCAAGGAATTGGGGTTACGATATTCGCTGATAGAATCTACCGATCCGGAATTGGATCGGGCGATCACACAATCCGATGTCGTTTTTATCTATGCGCATGGGGAATATGGTGAAGATGGACGTTTACAAGGATGGCTTGATTACAAAGGCATTGCCTATATAGGTCCCGGCGTCTTTGGTAGCGCTCTTTGCTGCGACAAATTGAAATTCAAATATGCTGTAAAAGGCGACAACTTAAATACTCCGTTGTTTATGGAAATACCGACTTCGAGTACGATGAATGACTTGGTTGCCGAAATAAATAAAAGGCTTTATTTCCCCATTATGGCCAAGCTCCGCCCCGGAGGCAGCAGCATCGGCATTACTTTTCTTGAGGACGAGAGCACACTGCAAGAATGGATTCAAAACACTCCACCCCATGAACTGCCACACTATTTTTTTGAACAATATATTGCCGGGCGCTTTGTGACAGTCGGCCTCATCAAGATGGCTGCGGGGCTCATCACGCTGCCCCCTTTGGAAGTTAAATCAGGGACACGTTATTACGATGAACAAGTGAAACTTGGAGCACATGCCGATTCTGCACCTCCTGAATACTTTGTGCCGGCGCCTCTTGATGAGATAACCCTGAAAAAAGTTGCCGATATCGCTCAAAAAGCTTTTCTCGTTGCAGAATGTGACGTTTTAGGGCGCGTGGACCTGATGATCGACAACAGTGGAGAACCACACTTACTTGAAATCAATACGATTCCCGGCGTCGCACCAAACAGTAACTTCACCAATGCCTTCCAAAGCGTGGGGTTCTCATATGCCGAATTAGTGCTCTCCGTTTTGCGGACGGCTTTCTTAAAGGGCGCCACACATGAAATCAGAGCAGACGGTGAAATATATCAGTCAGCACTGGCATAAAAGCATTCGCGCTCGTGAGCTTTCAAATTACTCAGATGTTTTTTTGCAACACTGGTCGGAACGGTCCTGTGGTTTGGCTTGCGCCTCGATGATTATCAGATATTTCACTGCATTGCGACCTACCATCTTCGAGCTCTTTCACAAAGCCATGAGACACAACGCGTACAGCGAAAAGGGGTGGATTCACTGCAAGCTGGCCGTACTGTTACAGGAGTATGGTATCCAAGCCCAACCGGCTGCAGCAGCGCGCGATGATATCCTGAAAACACTGAACGACGGCAAAGTGTACATTGCGTCTGTCTCATATATGTTCCCCGTAAATGGGCCACGCGGCGGACATCTTGTCTTGGTCACTAGAGGGATCGATGTTCAAGGAAAGAAGTATTTTACACTATACGATCCATCAAAATGGGGAGAGAAAAGACGACGGATCAGCGTTGACCGGTTTATGTTGAGCTACAGCGGACGCGGTATTTTTGCATGGGACACACTATGAATTTCTCCACGACGAGCCTTCGGTTATTACTGAACACGCTTATCGTTTCCTCGGCATCATTTATGATCAATCCTCTGCTGGTCATAGGAGGGAGTGGCGCATTTCATACCAGTTACGCTCATCTCAGCACCGTGTTGGTGATCGCACTGGTCGCCGGCAACATCACGGCACTTGTGGCAACCACTTTTTTTACAACTCTGAATTACTATATCTGGCTGCGTCTTGCCATGTTCGGCTTGTTCGGGTCCGCAACACTAATGGCGGTCAGCGTATATCGCGGAGACCAATTTGGTTATTGGCTGTTTTGCATCGCTTTAGTGCTGTTGAGGATTTTTATGGCGACCGCCACGACCTTAACAAGAGTCATGCACACGATAACAAATTTGCACCATTCAGATTGTTCCCGGTTGTTCGCCCGTGCTTCCAGTTTTTTTGGGATCGGATCTGCAATCGGTCCGGTTATTGGGAGCTATGTTTATAGCGATGTCAATTTCTTCTCCGTCTTGGCGTTATCCGCACTTTTCTTTCTCGTTGGCTCTATTGCCATCGCTTCGGCACAAACAATAATAAGAGAGGATTTAAGTAAAGCATCTTTGCAACAAACTGAATTCAAACAATCGCCAGCTCTGAAAAAAATCTTTTCGTTATCCCGCAACGCTGTTTTCACAATCTTCGTTTCGATCTTGTTTTTTGTTCTCCTGGGACAATCTTTTGGTTTTATTCCAGTCCTTCTGAAAGAGTTGGGACATGTCGAATGGATCGGCACTTTCTTTTCCATTAACGCAGCTTTATTAATTGTGTTGTCCGAGCCTGTAGCGCTCTTTCTCAACAAGACTGCGCTGAAACAAACACATAAAATGATTCTCGGTCTTGCGCTGATGGTGCTAGCACTGTCTCTGTTCTCATTGACTAGCACGACCTTGTTTTGGCTGGTTATCATCACGTTGCTCTATTCTCTGGCAGAAATCATTTTTCAAACATACGCGATGGAGTTGATACGCCGCAATGAATCCCAATGGAAGATTCCGGCCACTGTGTCAGCATATACATTTTTTACTTCGGCGGTCGGTGTGGGATTGGGTCAGTACATTGGCTTGGTCTGCTACACTCATATCGGCGTGCGCTATTTATGGTCGGTGTGGTTTATTTTTGGAGTGGTTGCCCTATTTGGGCTATATAAGGTTTCCGAAGTGATGCAGTCGCAGGAGAAAACACCTGCGTCGGTTGGCGCCTAAAAAGAGATCTCCATGATGCCAAAAATATTAATTGTTTGCCCCCTTACTGAAAATGCAATTCGGCGCTATGTCGCTGCAGCAAAAAAATTGTCTCTTTCCCCAGTGCTGATTGTTCTCGTTGGCGAAACAGTGGCGGCCGATATTCTAAATTCAGCATCGGTGATGTACATTGAGAAATTGACCAATTCCCCTCTTGAATTGGTTGAACAATGCAGAAACTTGGCAATCAAGGCTGTCATTGCCGGAGGCGAATTTTCAGTGGCGGCGACGGAATTTCTTGCATCACAACTTGGCTTGATACGTTGCATGAAAGGCCGTCCCGATGTTTTGAGAAATAAATATACCATGCGCATGGCTTTTCAACGGGAGGGGGTTGATCAACCCGCTCTGCTTGGCGTCGCCGGCAATATGAGTGAGGTCGACGAGGTTGTTAGGAAAATCACTTCATACCCTATCATCACAAAACCAGCTGACATGGCAGGTTCATGGTTTGTTTCACTGAATATGACTCCTGAAGAAATCCCTGCCAATACAAAGCCTATTTTTGAATACAAAACATCAAAAGTAACAGGACTTGAGTTTGCTGGATTGTGCGTCTTTGAGGAGTTTTTTGAGGGCGATGAGTATAGCGCTGAAGTGATCGTTTTTGAGTCCCGAATATTGGCGATGTATTTCAACAAGAAGCTACTTTCTCAACTCCCATATTTTGATGAAATCGGCCACATTTGTGGAATAGCGCTTTCCGATCCTCTGAGAAACCGGCTGCAAAAAAACATCCGGGGTGTGCTACGAGCGGCAGACGTGCATAACGGAATCCTCCATGTCGAATTCAAACTGAAAGATGATAAAATGGTTATTATAGAAGTCGGTTGCCGCATAGCCGGCGATAAAATCTCGAATTTGGTCGAGTTGAAATATGGAGTCAATCTTGAGGAATGCATGATTCTTATCAAATCCGGAGTAGAGCCCCAGTTGCCGACTGCGAGCAATGAGTACCTTTACGGGATACGTTTTTTGTTTGGTGATGACAAACCAATCTCCTCAGCAAATGTACAGATTGTGGAGAACGCAATGGAGCACGGCAATCTCGGAACGCACAATTTGCAACGCACCCATATTTCCAACAGAATCGGTTATCAAATATGCAAATCGCGACATTATGATGAATTGGCGACAACAATATCTTCACTAGGGCGTGTGGACATTTGAAAGGTTGTCATTCTGCTGCGCCGCCGGAATGAATTGCCCAACGAGATCACACGGCGACGAGATCACGCTTCCGCAGTGCGGCGCGGGCGATTAGGGCGGCGGGGCTTCGTCGACCCGCGGGGCTAGCGCCACAGGCGCGCTGAGGGGGAGGCTCCAACGGCTTTGCCGTTGGAGGGGGCGACGCTAGCCCCTGATTGATGCCACACTTGCAACGGCGTCACGGCGGGGATTGAATTATCAACGGTGGCGGTCAGTGCAGTCACGGCGGCGCGGGCGGCGGCAATCGTGGTGAAATATGGGAGCCCGAGTTCGATCGTGGTGCGGCGGATGGAAAAGGAATCGGCGAGCACGGTCGGCACGTTGACGGTGGTGTTGATCACCATCGCGATCTCCCCTTCCCGCAAGGCATCGACAATGTGGGGCGAGCCTTCCGCGACTTTGCGCACGGTGCCAACGGCTAATCCGCGTTCCGCGCAGTAACGCGCGGTGCCGCCGGTCGCGACGATTTGGAATCCTGCGGCGAGCAGCTCTTTGCCGAGGTCCAGCGCGGCCGGTTTGTCGACGTCGCGCACACTCACGAAGACCGTGCCGGCGCGCGGGAGTCGATTCCCCGCTGCGGTCTGGGCCTTCAGGAAAGCGCCGGCGACGGTCGCGTCGATGCCCATCACTTCACCGGTGGAGCGCATCTCGGGACCGAGTTGCGGATCGACACCGGGGAATTTGAGGAACGGGAACACGGGCGACTTGACGCCGAAGTGGCTAATCGGCGGCATCGCCGGGCAGACGTCGCACAGCCGTTCGCCCAACATCAAGCGCGTGGCATATTGCGCGATCGGCCGCCCGACAACTTTAGCGACAAACGGGACGGTGCGCGAGGCGCGTGGATTCGCTTCCAACACGTAGACGGTTTCCCCTTGCACGGCGAATTGGATATTTAGCAAACCGACCACGTGGAGCGCGCACGCCAACGCGCGCGTCTGCGCCGCGATCCGTTCCATCACGGCGGGCGTTAATGAATACGGCGGGAGGACGCACGAGCTGTCGCCGGAGTGGACTCCCGCTTCTTCGATATGTTCCATCATGCCGACGATGGTCACATCGGTGCCGTCGCACAGCGCATCGACGTCCACTTCCACGGCGTTCTCGATGTAGCGATCGATCAGGACTGGATGTTCCGGCGCAACGGCGATCGCCTCGTGCCAATAGGTGCGCAGCGTGGCCGCGTCGGTGACGATCCGCATCGCGCGACCGCCCAACACGAACGACGGACGGACGAGCACGGGGAATCCGAGCCGCTCCGCGATGGTTTCGGCCTGCGCCAACGTGCGCGCGCTGCCGGCGGGCGGCTGCAGCAGGCCGAGTCGATGCAACAACGCGCTGAATTGGGCACGATCTTCGGCGCACTCGATCGCCTCCGGCGCGGTGCCGAGGATGGTCACGCCCGCCGCAACAAGCGGCTTCACCAGCTTCAGCGGTGTTTGTCCGCCGAATTGCACAATCACACCTTCTGGTTGCTCGCGCCGGATGATCGCTAAGGCGTCTTCGGGGGTGAGCGGTTCGAAATAGAGTCGGTCGGCCGTATCGTAGTCGGTACTCACCGTTTCCGGATTGCAGTTGATCATGATCGCTTCGACGCCTGCGGCGCGCAGCGCGAACACGGCTTGGACACAACAATAGTCGAATTCGATCCCTTGGCCGATGCGATTGGGGCCGGAGCCGAGGATGATGACTTTGCGCCGCGTAGTGGGGGGGCATTCCGTGACTAGTGACTGGTGGCTGGTGGCTGGTGCATCCCCTGCGCCGTCGTAGGTGGAATACAAATACGGCGTGTAGGCCTCGAATTCGGCGGCGCAGGTGTCGACGGTGCGATAGGTCGGTTGGAGCTGCGCGTGTTCCCGCGCCGCACGGACTGCCGCTTCGCTCACGCCGCAGATTTCGGCGATTTGGGAATCGGCGAAGCCGAGTCGTTTGGCCTGCGCCAGGCTCTCCGGCTGCAATCCGGTCCCGCGTAGACTTTCTTCCATTTCGATCAGCAAGCGCATTTGATAGAGGAACCACGGATCGACCTGCGTGTGTGCGGCGATCTCGTCGATGCCGAGTCCGCAGCGCAATGCCTCCGCGATCCACCACAAGCGATCGGGGCGCGGACTCCGCAACAATTCTCCGAATTGCGGCAACAACCGTTCGCCGTCACGGATGTGCGGATGGATCAGACCGCTGAAGCCCTGCTCCAACGAACGGATCGCTTTATGGAGCGATTCGGGAAACGTGCGGCCGATCGCCATCACTTCGCCCACCGATTTCATTTGGGTGGTTAACAGCGCATCGGTGGTGGGGAACTTTTCGAAGGTAAAGCGCGGGATTTTGGTGACGACGTAATCGATGACCGGTTCGAACGCGGCGGAGGTCTCGCGCGTGATGTCGTTGCGCAATTCGTCCAGGCGATAGCCGACCGCTAATTTCGCGGCGATCTTCGCGATCGGGTAGCCGGTCGCCTTCGAGGCCAGCGCGGAGGAACGCGACACACGCGGATTCATTTCGACCACGACCAGTGCGCCGTCGACCGGATTGACGGCGAATTGGACATTCGAACCGCCGGTCTCGACGCCGATCTCGCGCATGATCGCGATCGCCGCGTCGCGCATCCGTTGATATTCTTTGTCAGTCAAGGTCTGCGCGGGCGCGACGGTAATGCTGTCGCCGGTGTGCACGCCCATTGGGTCGAAGTTTTCAATCGAACAAATGATAACGACGTTGTCGGCGGTGTCGCGGACCACTTCGAGTTCGTATTCTTTCCATCCGAGCACGGAGGTCTCGAGCAGCACGCGATGCACTGGGCTTTGCGCGAGACCGAAGGCGACGGCGCGTTCGAATGCGTCGAGCGTATGTGCAATGCTGCCGCCGCTGCCGCCGAGCGTGAACGCGGGGCGGATGATCGCGGGCAGGCCGATGGTTTCCAGCGCGGTCCGGCCTTCGTCGGGCGTGCTGACGTAGACGCTCGCCGGGACGTCGAGGCCGATCCGCGCCATCGCTTCTTTAAACAGCAAGCGATCTTCCGCTTTGCGGATCGCGTCGACGTTGGCGCCGATCAGACGCACGCCGTACTGCTGCAATACGCCGGCGTCGTGCAGTGCGAGCGCCAAGTTGAGCGCCGTCTGTCCGCCCATCGTGGGGAGCAACGCGTCCGGGCGTTCCGCGGCAATGATTGCGGCAAGGTGTTCCACGGTCAACGGTTCGATGTAGGTGCGATCGGCGAATTCCGGATCGGTCATGATCGTGGCGGGATTGGAATTGACGAGGATGACTCGGTAGCCCTCTTCCTTCAGCGCCTTGCAGGCCTGCGTGCCGGAGTAATCGAACTCACACGCCTGCCCGATCACAATCGGCCCGGAGCCGATGAGGAGGATGGACGAGATGTCAGTGCGTTTTGGCATGTTTAATAAATTACGCACTCAGTAGTTGCACAAACTCCTCAAACAATCCGGCGGCGTCGTGGGGGCCGGGGCTGGCTTCGGGGTGGTATTGCACGGCGAAGAGCGGATCGCGGGTGGAACGGAACCCTTCGACCGTACCGTCGTTCAGATTCAGTTGCGTGACTTCGATGTCGGCCGGGAGCGTGTCTGGATCGACGGCGAAGCCGTGGTTCTGCGAGGTGATCAACACGCGGCCGCTGCGCAGATCGTGAACCGGCTGATTGGCACCGCGGTGACCGAATTTGAGTTTAAATGTTGTTGCGCCGAGCGCGCGCGCAACGAGCTGATGGCCGAGACAGATGCCGAACAGCGGCACGCGTCCGATCAGCGCGCGCAGTGTGGCGACCACGCCGTCGACTGCGGCCGGATCGCCGGGGCCGTTGGAGAGCAACACGCCTGCCGGGTGCCGCGCCAACACGTCGTCCGCGCTCGTGGTGGCCGGAACGACGTCGACCGCCACGCCACGATCGACCAGCATCCGCAAGATATTCCGTTTCGCGCCACAGTCGAAGACGACGACACGCGGCGTCTCCGCAGTGGGCGCCGGACGCGCCGTCATACGCCAGCTCGGTTCGTTCCAGCGATACGGCTTCGCGCACGTGACCGCGCTGACGAGCTCTTGCCCCGCCATCGACGGCAAGCGTTTGGCCAGTGCGACCAACGCGGCCGTGTCGTGAATGGTAGTGGAAATGATGCCCGGCATCGCGCCGGCGGTCCGCAAGCGACGCGTCAACGCGCGGGTGTCGATCCCTTCGATCGCGACCACGCCGTGGCGCTGCAAGTACTGATGCAGCGGTTGCGTGGAGCGCCAATTACTGGGGAACGGACAGTAGTCGCGCACGATGAAACCGCCCGCTTGCGGGACCAACGCCTCGACGTCGTCCGCATTCACGCCGACATTGCCGATATGCGGGCAGGTCATCGTGACGAGTTGGCCACGATACGATGGGTCGGTGAGAATTTCTTGGTAGCCGGTCAGCGCAGTATTAAAGACGACTTCTCCGGCAGCATCGGCCGCAGCGCCAAAGGAGCGTCCCGGAAAGATCGTGCCGTCGGCCAAGACTAACCATGCATCGACGTTCATGAGTAGACGATGTTCCCCTGCACGATGGTGTACAAGACTTTTCCCTTCAGCTTCCACCCTTCGAAGACCGAATTGCGGCTCTTGGAGCGGAACTCGGCGGCGTGGATGGTCGTCGGACGTTGCGGGTCGAAGATCGTGAGATCGGCGGCGTCGCCTATACCTAAGCGCCCGGCGGGCAGCGCCAAGATCCGCGCCGGGCCGACGGTGAAGAGTTCCACGAGCCGCGCAAGCGAGACGACGCGCTCTTCGACTAAGCGCAGACACACGGGCAGCGCGGTTTCCAGGCCCACGGTCCCGGGCGCTGCTTCTTCAATGGGAACGTCGCCTTTCACCGTGATATCGTGCGGCGCATGGTCGGTGGCGATGCAGTCGATCGTGCCGTCGCGCAACGCCCGGCGCAACACCGCGCGGTCACTGTCGGTGCGGAGCGGCGGATTGACACGAAAGACCGGATCGAAATCTTCCAACACGGCGTCGGTCAGGAAGAGATGATGCGGCGTAGCCTCGGCCGTGATTGGAACACGTTCTTCCTTGGCCGCGACAATGGCCGCGAGACCTGCGGCGCTACTCAGATGTTGAAAGTGGACGCGGCCGCCAGTTAAACGGGCCAGCGCGGCATCGCGGCGGATGATGATTTCTTCGGCCGCTGCCGGACGCCCGCGCAGACCTAAGCGGGCGGCGACTTCGCCTTCATGCGCCACGCCGCCGGCGCAGAGGCAACTCTCTTCGGCATGGACCAAGATCGGGAGATCGAAGTCGCGCGCATATTCGAGCGCGCGCCGCATCAGCAATGCGTTGTCGACATTGCGGCCGTCATCGGAAATGGCCACGACGCCTTCGGCCTTCAAGTCGCCGATATCGGCCAACGCTTGGCCTTCCAAACCGCGCGACAATGCCCCGACCGGATAGACGCGCACGGCAGCGTGCGTGGCGCGTTCGCGGATGTAGCGCGTGACCGCCGCACAATCGTTGACCGGCTTCGTGTTGGCCATGCACACGATGCTGGTAAAGCCGCCAGCCGCGGCGGCCGCAGCGCCGCTGGCGATGTCTTCTTTATATTCCTCGCCCGGGTCGCGCAGATGGGTATGGATGTCGATCCAGCCGGGCGTCACCACGGCACCGCGCGCATCGAGCACCGTGGCGCCGGCCGGGGCTTGGCGCGCAGTCGTCCATTCCGCAACCACGCCGTTACGGATCACGCAATTGATCCGTTGGTCCACCTTGCGCGCCGGATCGATCACTCGGCCATTTATGATAAAGAGGTTCATGAGTTTTTTGTCGCGCATAGTAAATACAACACCGCCATCCGCACCGCGATGCCGTTTTCGACTTGATCGAGGATCAGCGAGCGCGCGCCGTCGGCGACATCGGGCGCAATCTCGACGCCGCGATTGACCGGTCCGGGATGCATGATCACGACGTCCGGCTTCGCGCCCGCCAAGCGCCGCGCACTCACGCCATAGTGGCGCGCATATTCGCGCAGGCTCGGCAACGCGAAGCCGTGCAAGCGTTCTTGTTGAATGCGCAGACACATCACGACGTCCGCGGCGCGAATCGCCGCTTCGACGGAGGCCGCGACGGTCACGCCCCATTGCGCTAACGGCGGCGGCAACAACGTCCGCGGCCCGGCCGCAATGACTTTTGCGCCCATCTTGCGCAACAGAATGATGTCGGAACGCGCCACGCGCGAATGCTCCACGTCGCCGAGGATCGCGACCGTGAGGCCGCGAATCCGGCCCTTCGCTTCTTGAATCGTCAATGCGTCGAGCAACGCTTGCGTGGGGTGTTCGTGCATTCCGTCGCCGGCGTTAATGATGTGACACTGCGGCAACAACGCGGCCACGCGCTGCGGCACGCCGCTCCCGCGATGACGGATGATCAAGGCATCCGGCTGCATGGCGTGCAACGTGCGCACGGTGTCAACGATCGACTCGCCTTTAGTCAGCGCGGACGCGCTGGGCGAAAAATTGACCGTGTCCGCGGAAAGCCGTTTCGCCGCGATATCGAACGAGCTGCTGGTACGCGTGCTGGTTTCGAAGAAGCAGTTAATGATCGTCTTGCCGCGCAACGTCGGGACTTTTTTGATCTCGCGGAACGAAATTTCTTTCAGCGCGCGCGCAGTGTCGAGGATGGTTTCAATGTCGCGACGGGAGAGATCGGCAATACGTAAAAGATGCTGGTGACGAAACGGGACCGGCGGCAGCGGAGTTTCCGGGGTTGAGGCCTTCATCGTCACCCAACTCAGTTCGGTTACTGTTGCGTCTTGATCAGGACTTGATTCGACCCATCCGTGTCTTTCAGTAATACCTTCACGTTTTCCTGCCGCGTCGTCTTGACCATCCGGCCCACGTAATCGGCCTGGACCGGCAATTCGCGATAGCCGCGATCGATCAAGACCGCGAGCTGTACAAAGCGCGGACGGCCGAAATCGGTCAGCGCATCCAGCGCGGCGCGCACGGTGCGACCGGTGTAGAGCACGTCGTCGACGAGGATGACGCCTTTGCCCGCGATCGGAAACGGCAGTTCGGTCCGTTTCACGACCGGCTGGTGATCGACTTCCGAGAGATCGTCGCGATACAGATTGATGTCGAGCATCCCGACCGGGATGGGGTTGCCGGAGAGTTGCGAGTATTTACGCGCCATCCATTCCGCGAGCGGCACCCCGCGCGTGCGGATGCCGACCAGCACGACGTCGCGCTCATTGCCGACGCGGTCGATGACTTGGCGAATCATCGCTTCGATGGCCTGGTCCATATCGGCTTCGGACATATAATGACGCGCTTCGGGTGTCCCCATGCTGACCTCCTGTGCCATGAATTCCCCTTCCCACGCCCCGCTCACTCCACCGACATCGGACATTTGCCACACGGCCTGATACGGCAAGACCTCGCTCACTAGTTCCATTGCCATACGCCCCCCCTGGACGCGCACTCGTAGACGCTTTGACGATCTACTGTCAACTCCTTCCCCGTTTTTTTTTGACTGTGCGAAAGATCGCTCTTATAATTCGCCGCGCTTGCAGCGGTTGCTCAAGTATGATCTTTAACTTCGCGAGGGGAACGCGCAATCATGGTCACCACGGCTCGCACACGCCGACCGCCACGGAAAGAACTCTGGGCCATCTTGGCGTTGGCGGCAGGCGTTTTTTTTAGTCTCTGCCTCATTTCCTACGATCCGGCCGATCCGGCCCTCAACGTGGCCTCGAATGTTAGCGGCGTCACGAATCTGGGCGGACTCGTCGGCGCGTATCTGGCCGACATTCTCTTCTCCGTGTTCGGCATCAGCGCCTACGTGCTGGCGGGCATCTTCTTCCTGATCAGCACGCTGCTCTTCTTGGGCCGCGACGTGAGTCTGCATCCGCGACAGTCGTTGGCATATGTGGTCATGATCGTCGCGGCAGCAGCGGTGCTGCATTTGCGATTCGAGATGGTTTCGATCCACGGGCAACCAATCGAGGCGGGCGGATTCGTCGGCGGGCTGCTCGGCGGCATGACGGCGCGCTATCTGAATTTGGCCGGGGCCTATGTCGTCGCTGGAACGCTCTTTTTTATCGCCTTCATTTACGCGACGCATGTCTCGCTCTTTTTCCTGTTGCGCTGGAGTTGGCAACTCCTGCGGTTCGGCGCCCATCGGTTGGGACGCGGCCTCGTGATCGCGGCGGCCCGCAGTCAACGCGGCGTTCCGAAACTGGCCCGTGCGTTGGCGGCACGCTACACCGCATGGCAAGAGCGCCGCGCCGTACGCGCCGCAGCCGCGCCAATGGCAACGCGACGCACGACGACAGCGAACGTTCGGATCAGTCGCGCTCCAGACGCCGACGGCGGCTTGTCGGCGACTGATCACGAACCCCCAGCCATGAGTCCCGAGCCACCAGTCCCCAGCCACCAGTCCCCAGCCACCGCATCCGGTCCGAAAATTTTCGAACGCCGCGATCTGCATGAAAAAGAAAAGGCCATTAAGGAAGCCCAGCTCGAACTGGCGCGA
This portion of the Deltaproteobacteria bacterium genome encodes:
- a CDS encoding aspartate carbamoyltransferase catalytic subunit, with translation MKASTPETPLPPVPFRHQHLLRIADLSRRDIETILDTARALKEISFREIKKVPTLRGKTIINCFFETSTRTSSSFDIAAKRLSADTVNFSPSASALTKGESIVDTVRTLHAMQPDALIIRHRGSGVPQRVAALLPQCHIINAGDGMHEHPTQALLDALTIQEAKGRIRGLTVAILGDVEHSRVARSDIILLRKMGAKVIAAGPRTLLPPPLAQWGVTVAASVEAAIRAADVVMCLRIQQERLHGFALPSLREYARHYGVSARRLAGAKPDVVIMHPGPVNRGVEIAPDVADGARSLILDQVENGIAVRMAVLYLLCATKNS
- the pyrR gene encoding bifunctional pyr operon transcriptional regulator/uracil phosphoribosyltransferase PyrR, which translates into the protein MGTPEARHYMSEADMDQAIEAMIRQVIDRVGNERDVVLVGIRTRGVPLAEWMARKYSQLSGNPIPVGMLDINLYRDDLSEVDHQPVVKRTELPFPIAGKGVILVDDVLYTGRTVRAALDALTDFGRPRFVQLAVLIDRGYRELPVQADYVGRMVKTTRQENVKVLLKDTDGSNQVLIKTQQ